The region TTCCCTGGGAACTCCTCAACCAAGAACGTTTCAGATTCAACAATGCATAAGCTGAGGCTGGTGCACCAGAGAAAGGCTCCCAGGCCCTCGGACTTTAGTTCAGAATACGCTCTCTCGCCCTCTGGAGGGATGGACGCGGTCACACAGGAACAGAGATCAGCCACAAGGAGACTCGCCTTTATTGCTGTTTTTCTGGGGGCCGATGCCGGGTGGGCATAGGGAAGAGAGCAGAACCAGGAGGGGGCCTGAAGAATGGCTCAGACCCCAGACAGTCCCCCAGGAGCGACGGAGGTGACAGCCGCGGCGGGACAGCCGCGCCCGGGACAGAGGCGCGGCGCTGGATCTGCGCCTGCGCGGCGGCCCATGGTCAGGATGCCAGCGGCGTGGTTGCCACTGGCCTGCAGGAGGCGCTGCAGCCGACCCTGGAGGCCCGGGGGTCCCGGCCGCCGCTTGCCCAGGGTGAGGATGCCAGCCGCGTGATTGCCAGCGCCGTGCAGCAGCTCGTAGAGGCGGCAAGAGCACGTCTTCTGACGACAGCAGTCGGGCAGGGGCTGCGCGGCCGCTCCGGGAGACAGCAGCGCGGGcggcaggagcagcagcagcagtagcgTCACGGCGGCCCAGGAGACCTAGGGAGGCGGAGACAGGGTGCTGGGGGTGTCTTCCCACTGCGCCTGCAATTAGCCCCACACGCCTAGCACCTGCGCAGCTGGCTTCGCGCCTCTCCGCTTGCTGTCCGAAGGG is a window of Nycticebus coucang isolate mNycCou1 chromosome 18, mNycCou1.pri, whole genome shotgun sequence DNA encoding:
- the HCRT gene encoding hypocretin neuropeptide precursor, whose product is MKLPSTKVSWAAVTLLLLLLLPPALLSPGAAAQPLPDCCRQKTCSCRLYELLHGAGNHAAGILTLGKRRPGPPGLQGRLQRLLQASGNHAAGILTMGRRAGADPAPRLCPGRGCPAAAVTSVAPGGLSGV